ATTGTTCCGGCGATGGCCGATACTGCGGATGATTTCATGTTCAAAGAGCTTGGAGAGCGTGCTGCACTCCTTGCCATGGATGAGCTTGGATTCGGATACGGCGACCCTGATGTCTTGGTCTTGACAAACGCCGGCCGTGCTGTTGTGGATGGTCAGCCGACGAATAAGGTACTATCGGGGATCACAAATATATCCGGCCTTTCAAACGGAGATGGAAACCTCTATACAATAAACCGGGCCGACTGGAAAGCGCTCTGGATCTATTTCTATGACCGGGATACCGGAATGGGGCTCTATCTGGTTCCTGCAGACAGGTATTATACCATGACAAAGGGTGAGATCATCAGTCTTCCGCTTGAGAATACCTTCTCGACCGCAGATCTCATAACAGGTGATATTTATATGATGCTTGAAGACACCGATGCGGGCAATGCAACGCAGGAGGCACTTGGCGGGAATGCATTCTCGCTTCTTTCCATTTCGAATTCGTGGGCATACGGTGCACCGTATGATCTCATGACCGTCGCGTCGCTTCATAACCATTTGTGCCCCGGAGTTCTCGGCGGATATATCCCTGCGAAATATGTCGAGGAAAAACTTCCTGCTGAAGAATCTGATTCATATACGGCAGTATTCACATCAGCCTCA
The window above is part of the Methanolacinia paynteri genome. Proteins encoded here:
- a CDS encoding FmdE family protein; the encoded protein is MRTGILKLVSGILLLCLLIVPAMADTADDFMFKELGERAALLAMDELGFGYGDPDVLVLTNAGRAVVDGQPTNKVLSGITNISGLSNGDGNLYTINRADWKALWIYFYDRDTGMGLYLVPADRYYTMTKGEIISLPLENTFSTADLITGDIYMMLEDTDAGNATQEALGGNAFSLLSISNSWAYGAPYDLMTVASLHNHLCPGVLGGYIPAKYVEEKLPAEESDSYTAVFTSASCKLDAFPIMWDMTPGKQNLAIVSDGFTEDSQAAFTEKYNATPAGVFVRWNSGEKSGDGIVIASLPSTSPAYEGPSWGTKVYGSVEKVKCLGDLDSIYTTIYEFKVDSDELSELKNPENNPYEVIGMI